Proteins from a genomic interval of Micromonospora sp. NBC_00389:
- a CDS encoding DMT family transporter, with the protein MNGVAGKTWAWARVGVLALLWGSTFLWVELALDALTPVQVTLSRCVLGSITLLVACLGSGRRLPQDRATWGHIGVAAFFCNALPFALFSIGQQTIDSGVAGVLNATTPLWSLLIGVVIGSERGLRPVRLGGLLFGFTGVVLIFAPWQTTGPVGWGALAIVVAAASYAIGFAYMGRNLVGKGFPTISLSAAQLIAATGMTAVTLPAGGLTSIEIGPKTLIVVLILGVVATGITFHLTYRIIAAEGATNAATVGYLLPVVSVALGAIVLDEGFSLRIAAGMVVVLVGVGLTRLRKPTPSTLAPEEIPAAPATPRI; encoded by the coding sequence GTGAACGGTGTCGCTGGCAAAACCTGGGCTTGGGCGCGGGTGGGTGTACTCGCACTGCTGTGGGGATCGACCTTCCTCTGGGTCGAGCTGGCCCTGGACGCCCTGACTCCGGTCCAGGTCACCCTCAGCCGCTGCGTACTCGGGTCGATCACCCTGCTGGTCGCGTGCCTCGGCTCGGGTCGACGGCTGCCTCAGGACCGGGCGACCTGGGGGCACATCGGCGTGGCAGCCTTCTTCTGCAACGCCCTGCCCTTCGCCCTGTTCAGCATCGGCCAGCAGACCATCGACTCCGGGGTGGCCGGCGTACTGAACGCGACGACCCCGCTGTGGTCCCTGCTGATCGGCGTCGTGATCGGCTCCGAGCGCGGGCTCCGCCCGGTCAGGCTGGGCGGACTCCTGTTCGGGTTCACCGGGGTAGTGCTGATCTTCGCGCCATGGCAGACCACCGGGCCGGTCGGCTGGGGCGCCCTCGCCATCGTCGTCGCGGCGGCGAGCTACGCCATCGGTTTCGCGTACATGGGCCGCAATCTGGTCGGGAAGGGCTTCCCCACCATTTCGCTATCCGCGGCGCAGCTCATCGCGGCGACCGGAATGACCGCAGTGACCCTGCCGGCCGGTGGCCTGACGTCGATCGAGATCGGCCCGAAGACCTTGATCGTCGTCCTCATCCTGGGCGTCGTAGCCACCGGGATCACCTTCCACCTCACCTACCGGATCATCGCCGCCGAGGGTGCCACCAACGCCGCGACGGTCGGCTATCTGCTGCCGGTGGTCTCGGTGGCGCTGGGGGCCATCGTGCTCGATGAGGGTTTCAGTCTCCGGATCGCCGCAGGGATGGTGGTGGTACTCGTCGGGGTCGGCCTGACCCGCCTCAGGAAGCCGACCCCGTCGACGCTGGCTCCGGAAGAAATCCCGGCGGCGCCGGCCACGCCCAGAATCTGA
- a CDS encoding LysR family transcriptional regulator: MLDVRRMQVLRAVVTSGSVTAAAAHLGYTPSAVSQQVAVLEKEAGIALLERVGRGVRPTAAGRLLTGHAAIISQHLAEAETALADLRAGRTDRLTIRYFASVGPTLLAPALARLRREHPGVTIDPKLADPDPLPDVEQGSADLAIVVRRPGDESRQGIRLVHLLDDAYQAVLPTGHPLAAHRVIDLADLAGEPWISSEPPGPCLEPILDACAGAGFSPKFVAKSEDYATAQGFVAAGLGVSLIPRLGLGTRHSGVTVRRVRRPEPARAIYAAVREISLAQPALGALIDALKAAAKEGDAGIAGNGLHPATRPVPHAHRSQPPGSVRPAA; the protein is encoded by the coding sequence ATGCTTGACGTGAGACGCATGCAGGTGCTGCGAGCGGTGGTCACCAGCGGGTCGGTGACGGCAGCGGCAGCGCACCTGGGCTACACCCCCTCCGCAGTCAGCCAGCAGGTGGCAGTGCTGGAAAAGGAGGCCGGCATCGCGCTACTCGAACGGGTCGGCCGAGGTGTACGGCCCACGGCAGCGGGCCGACTGCTCACCGGCCACGCAGCCATCATCAGCCAGCACCTCGCCGAGGCCGAGACCGCGCTGGCCGACCTGCGAGCCGGGCGTACGGATCGGTTGACGATCCGCTACTTCGCCTCGGTCGGGCCGACTCTGCTAGCCCCCGCCCTGGCTCGGCTCCGGCGCGAGCATCCGGGTGTGACGATCGATCCCAAACTGGCCGACCCGGATCCGCTGCCGGACGTGGAGCAGGGCAGCGCCGACCTGGCCATCGTGGTCCGCCGACCCGGCGACGAGAGCCGCCAGGGCATCCGGCTGGTGCACCTGCTCGACGACGCGTACCAGGCCGTGCTGCCCACCGGGCACCCGCTCGCCGCGCATCGGGTAATCGACCTGGCCGACCTCGCCGGCGAGCCCTGGATCAGTAGCGAACCGCCAGGTCCCTGCCTGGAGCCGATACTCGACGCTTGCGCCGGGGCAGGCTTCAGCCCGAAATTCGTGGCGAAGTCGGAGGACTACGCCACCGCCCAGGGATTCGTCGCCGCCGGTCTCGGAGTCAGCCTCATCCCCCGACTGGGACTGGGCACCCGCCATTCCGGCGTCACCGTCCGCCGGGTCCGCCGCCCGGAGCCGGCCAGGGCGATCTACGCCGCGGTCCGGGAGATCTCGCTGGCGCAGCCGGCGCTGGGCGCACTGATCGACGCTCTCAAGGCCGCCGCGAAGGAAGGAGACGCAGGCATCGCAGGTAACGGTCTCCACCCAGCAACCCGTCCAGTTCCCCACGCCCACCGATCCCAGCCTCCGGGCAGTGTGCGACCTGCTGCGTAA
- a CDS encoding helix-turn-helix transcriptional regulator, with amino-acid sequence MCDLLRNDPADTRTLAELGRQIGAGDRTLSRQFRTDLSMTFPQWRTQLRLYHALNLLADGDPVTTVALRCGWSSTSAFIDAFRRTFGETPGAHRKH; translated from the coding sequence GTGTGCGACCTGCTGCGTAACGACCCGGCCGACACCCGGACCCTCGCCGAACTCGGACGGCAGATCGGCGCGGGAGACCGGACCCTGAGCCGCCAATTCCGCACCGACCTCAGCATGACCTTTCCCCAATGGCGCACCCAACTGAGGCTCTACCACGCGCTGAACCTGCTGGCCGACGGCGACCCGGTCACCACCGTCGCCCTCCGCTGCGGCTGGTCTTCCACCAGCGCCTTCATCGACGCCTTCCGCCGCACTTTCGGCGAGACACCCGGCGCCCACCGCAAGCACTAA